Proteins encoded in a region of the Bartonella taylorii genome:
- a CDS encoding glutamate-5-semialdehyde dehydrogenase translates to MALEEQMKNMGRKARHAATVLAVMSSEQKNKALEMIALNLEAQSAEILRANRQDLADAAQNNLKAAIVDRLKLDELRLRAIIESVRQIAYLPDPVGQVMSEWTRPNGLHISRVRTPLGVIGIIYESRPNVTIDTSALCLKAGNAAILRGGSDSFHSSHALHSALVRGLEEAGFPKDAIQMVGTTDRDAVGEMLKGLDGMIDVIIPRGGKSLVARVQSDARVPTFAHLEGLCHIYIDQSADLDMARNIVVNAKLRRTGICGAVETVLIDRHALRKFLPVLTALQEKGCEIRATEDIVFLMPDVKLACEEDWSHEYLDAILSVKTVEGIEGAIAHIQRYSSGHTESIIAEDMRVVKNFFNRLDSAILLHNASTQFADGGEFGFGAEIGIATGKIHARGPIGVEQLTSFQYHVKGSGQVRP, encoded by the coding sequence ATGGCTTTAGAAGAACAGATGAAAAACATGGGGCGAAAAGCACGCCATGCCGCCACTGTATTGGCGGTTATGTCTTCTGAACAAAAGAACAAAGCATTAGAAATGATAGCTTTAAATCTAGAGGCTCAGTCAGCTGAAATTTTACGGGCTAATCGTCAGGATTTAGCGGATGCTGCTCAGAATAATTTGAAGGCAGCAATAGTTGATCGGCTCAAGTTAGATGAATTGCGTTTACGTGCAATCATAGAGAGTGTTCGCCAGATTGCATATTTACCTGATCCTGTTGGACAAGTTATGAGTGAATGGACACGCCCAAATGGGCTCCATATTAGTCGTGTCCGTACACCCCTTGGGGTGATTGGCATTATTTATGAGAGTCGACCAAATGTTACAATTGATACAAGCGCTTTATGTTTGAAAGCAGGAAATGCTGCAATTTTACGTGGTGGTTCGGATAGTTTTCATTCTTCCCATGCACTTCATTCGGCATTAGTGAGAGGATTGGAGGAAGCTGGTTTTCCTAAAGATGCCATTCAAATGGTTGGAACAACAGATCGTGATGCTGTTGGAGAAATGCTCAAGGGACTGGACGGTATGATTGATGTTATTATACCTCGTGGTGGGAAAAGCCTTGTTGCACGTGTTCAGTCTGATGCACGTGTTCCGACTTTTGCGCATTTAGAGGGGCTCTGTCATATTTATATTGATCAGTCGGCAGATTTAGATATGGCCCGTAATATTGTTGTAAATGCAAAGTTGCGGCGGACAGGTATATGTGGTGCTGTTGAGACAGTTCTCATTGACCGCCATGCATTAAGAAAGTTTCTTCCTGTTCTGACCGCTTTACAGGAGAAGGGATGTGAAATTCGTGCAACAGAGGATATTGTTTTTCTTATGCCAGATGTCAAATTAGCCTGCGAAGAGGATTGGTCACACGAATATCTTGATGCAATTCTTTCTGTTAAAACAGTAGAAGGTATTGAAGGAGCTATTGCGCACATTCAGCGTTATTCATCAGGACATACGGAATCGATTATTGCTGAGGATATGAGGGTGGTAAAGAACTTTTTTAATCGTTTAGATTCGGCTATTTTGCTTCATAACGCATCTACACAATTTGCTGATGGAGGTGAGTTTGGTTTTGGGGCGGAAATTGGTATCGCAACAGGAAAAATTCATGCGCGTGGTCCCATAGGTGTTGAACAGCTGACGTCATTTCAGTATCATGTTAAAGGAAGTGGACAGGTTAGGCCTTGA
- the proB gene encoding glutamate 5-kinase — MTVELQKLAHYKRVVVKVGSALLVDPQTGLRAEWLKSLISDVANLRQQGVEVLLVSSGAIALGRTLLQLPKRALKLEESQACAALGQIELAKTYRDALAQYGLKTGQILLTLFDTEERRRYLNARATINVLLRFGAVPVINENDTVATSEIRYGDNDRLAARVATMMGSDLLILLSDIDGLYTKSPHRDPTAEFIPFIASITSDIEKMADVAASEFSRGGMKTKLDAGKIANSAGTAMVITSGKRMNPLAAIDRGERRSFFAASEKPVNAWKTWISGHLDPSGILTIDQGAVKALESGKSLLAAGVVAVEGRFHRGDTVAIIDANGIEIARGLVSYGKDEAVRIMGCKSEEIETILGYEACSAMVHRNDMVLRCLTDSA, encoded by the coding sequence ATGACTGTTGAATTGCAAAAGCTTGCGCATTATAAACGCGTTGTAGTTAAAGTTGGATCTGCACTTTTGGTTGATCCTCAGACAGGTTTACGCGCTGAATGGCTTAAAAGCTTGATAAGTGATGTTGCTAATTTGCGCCAACAAGGTGTTGAGGTTTTATTAGTATCTTCAGGCGCTATTGCTTTAGGAAGAACATTGCTACAGCTTCCTAAGAGAGCTTTGAAATTAGAAGAGAGTCAAGCATGTGCAGCTTTGGGGCAAATTGAATTAGCAAAAACATATAGAGATGCGCTTGCTCAATATGGATTAAAAACGGGTCAAATTTTGCTCACTCTCTTCGATACGGAAGAGCGACGACGTTATCTTAATGCACGTGCTACGATTAATGTGCTTTTACGTTTTGGAGCGGTGCCTGTTATCAATGAAAATGATACTGTCGCAACAAGCGAAATTCGTTATGGTGATAATGATCGTTTAGCGGCACGTGTGGCAACGATGATGGGTTCAGATCTTTTGATACTTTTATCAGATATTGATGGTCTGTATACGAAATCTCCTCATCGTGATCCAACGGCTGAATTTATACCCTTTATTGCATCAATTACGAGTGATATAGAAAAAATGGCTGATGTTGCTGCTTCAGAGTTTTCTCGTGGAGGAATGAAAACCAAGCTTGATGCTGGGAAAATAGCGAATTCCGCTGGAACGGCGATGGTTATTACTTCAGGTAAACGTATGAATCCTCTTGCAGCAATTGATAGAGGAGAACGTAGAAGTTTTTTTGCTGCCAGTGAAAAGCCCGTTAATGCTTGGAAAACATGGATTTCTGGTCATTTAGATCCATCTGGCATTTTGACCATTGATCAGGGAGCGGTTAAAGCTCTTGAATCTGGAAAATCATTATTAGCTGCAGGAGTTGTTGCGGTTGAGGGGAGATTTCATCGCGGAGATACGGTTGCAATCATTGATGCAAATGGAATTGAAATTGCTCGTGGACTTGTGAGTTATGGCAAGGATGAAGCTGTACGCATTATGGGGTGCAAAAGCGAGGAAATTGAAACTATCCTTGGATATGAAGCATGCTCTGCTATGGTGCATCGTAATGATATGGTTTTACGCTGCTTGACCGATTCTGCTTAA
- a CDS encoding Ppx/GppA phosphatase family protein: MTPLDYGSKESKRASAYDTRARQLYGQRGCNQNNHSALLQMGTHSISVDIKKQQRKRRWKQKQVLIQSDTALELQGRAILGVKKTKSPKTYFLPRVSQLESSPLYAALDLGTNNCRLLIASPTKPGYFRVVDAFSRIVRLGEGLVNNGFLNIRAMDRAIEALKICHLKLKQRRIKRYRLIATEACRSAENGRHFIQRVLDETGLKLEIIDRETEARFAVSGCGTLVEPNTDAIVLFDIGGGSSEIVLLDVSQKRSFRLAEQIAAWTSLPVGVVTLAERFGGNDVSLDDFEKMKSYVRGLLNNFSDRYKLGALAQSSKFHLLGTSGTITTLAGMYLNLERYDRRRVDGIWMNDADITLMMKRLLSWDMRKRVSNPCIGRERADLVLAGCAILDVIREVWPSKRLRVADRGLREGILIELMLRDGVWCRHRKRRGIKR; this comes from the coding sequence ATGACCCCGTTAGATTATGGTTCAAAAGAATCAAAGCGAGCAAGTGCGTATGATACCAGAGCAAGGCAATTATATGGGCAACGTGGGTGCAATCAAAATAATCATTCTGCATTGTTACAGATGGGGACGCACTCTATTTCTGTTGATATAAAGAAACAACAGCGAAAAAGGCGTTGGAAACAGAAACAGGTACTTATTCAATCAGATACAGCTCTTGAACTCCAAGGGCGAGCAATTTTAGGTGTAAAAAAAACAAAAAGCCCAAAAACATATTTTCTTCCACGAGTCTCTCAATTAGAATCTTCGCCTCTTTATGCGGCACTTGATTTGGGGACGAATAATTGTCGCCTTCTTATTGCATCTCCCACTAAACCTGGGTATTTTCGTGTTGTTGATGCCTTTTCGCGTATTGTACGATTGGGAGAAGGTCTAGTAAATAACGGCTTCCTTAATATACGAGCTATGGATCGTGCGATTGAAGCATTAAAAATTTGTCATTTAAAGTTAAAACAAAGGCGTATTAAACGATATCGTTTAATTGCAACGGAAGCTTGTCGTTCGGCGGAAAATGGTAGACATTTTATTCAACGTGTTTTGGATGAAACTGGCCTTAAATTGGAAATTATTGATCGGGAAACAGAAGCCCGTTTTGCTGTTTCAGGATGTGGTACGCTTGTTGAGCCAAATACTGATGCAATTGTGCTTTTTGATATCGGAGGAGGGTCATCGGAAATTGTTCTTCTTGATGTTTCACAAAAGCGTTCTTTTCGTTTAGCCGAACAGATTGCGGCTTGGACTTCTCTTCCTGTTGGTGTTGTTACGCTTGCTGAACGTTTTGGAGGAAATGATGTTAGTTTAGACGATTTTGAAAAAATGAAAAGTTACGTGCGAGGTCTTTTAAATAATTTTTCAGATCGATACAAATTAGGAGCTTTAGCGCAAAGTTCAAAATTTCATCTTTTGGGAACCTCTGGCACGATTACGACTTTAGCAGGAATGTACCTTAATTTAGAACGTTATGATCGAAGACGTGTTGATGGCATTTGGATGAATGATGCAGACATTACTCTTATGATGAAACGTTTATTGTCATGGGACATGAGAAAACGAGTAAGTAATCCTTGTATTGGGCGAGAGAGAGCAGATTTAGTGTTAGCCGGATGTGCAATTTTAGATGTTATTCGAGAAGTTTGGCCCAGTAAACGATTAAGAGTTGCTGATCGTGGATTGAGAGAAGGAATTTTGATAGAGCTTATGTTGCGTGATGGTGTATGGTGTCGCCATAGGAAAAGAAGAGGTATAAAACGTTAG
- a CDS encoding RlmE family RNA methyltransferase, with amino-acid sequence MKKMTKTPTGGYGGSGSHELYQRVKKKAGTIKASSRRWLERHLNDPYVHQSKIDGYRSRSAYKLIEINERYKFLKKGQKVIDLGAAPGGWCQVVGRLVGSSNEKPSVVGIDYLPIDPLPGIVMLEMDFLHADAPQKLIDALGTKPDVVLSDMAAPTTGHRQTDHLRTVHLCEVAADFALSVLKPRGHFLAKAFQGGAENTLLTTLKQNFKTVYHVKPPASRAESVELYLLALEFKGKIKG; translated from the coding sequence ATGAAAAAAATGACAAAAACACCGACGGGTGGATATGGGGGGTCGGGATCGCATGAATTATATCAACGCGTGAAGAAAAAGGCAGGAACTATTAAAGCGTCATCACGGCGATGGTTAGAGCGACATCTAAATGATCCATATGTCCATCAGTCGAAAATAGATGGTTATCGTTCGCGTTCTGCCTATAAACTTATCGAAATTAATGAGCGCTATAAATTTCTCAAAAAAGGACAAAAGGTTATTGATTTGGGAGCGGCGCCGGGGGGGTGGTGTCAGGTTGTTGGGCGTCTAGTAGGATCCAGTAATGAAAAGCCTAGCGTGGTTGGTATTGATTATTTGCCTATTGACCCGTTGCCTGGGATTGTGATGCTGGAAATGGATTTTTTGCATGCAGATGCACCACAGAAATTAATTGATGCTTTAGGAACGAAGCCGGATGTAGTCCTTTCTGATATGGCCGCACCAACAACAGGACATCGCCAGACAGATCATTTAAGAACGGTTCATTTATGTGAAGTTGCTGCTGATTTTGCTCTTTCAGTTCTCAAGCCTAGAGGGCATTTTTTAGCAAAAGCCTTTCAAGGTGGAGCAGAAAACACCCTGCTCACGACATTAAAACAGAATTTTAAAACAGTTTATCACGTTAAACCCCCCGCAAGTAGAGCAGAATCAGTAGAGCTTTACCTTTTAGCACTCGAATTTAAAGGAAAAATAAAAGGATAA
- a CDS encoding invasion associated locus B family protein: MKKTNIIVKKKNILVILFALALIGKGESLANENSSIYTVQPPHLSIPKGERGETRRIIMQFYHWTLICDEKEDEKQKLKQGICNVTQTVHDQEDNTIFSWSLVSTKNGQAIMLFRTLPNTDTNVPLQMFLEGVKKPLLIHYTQCNETVCLAQSPVGAVLSKQIEQNKKVRISYKVKEGKIFSFIVPFKGLSAALNSLQR, translated from the coding sequence ATGAAAAAAACTAATATCATTGTAAAAAAGAAAAATATTTTGGTAATTTTGTTTGCCCTAGCTTTAATAGGCAAGGGTGAAAGCCTTGCCAATGAGAACAGTAGTATTTATACGGTGCAACCACCGCATTTATCTATTCCTAAGGGGGAACGTGGTGAAACACGTCGGATCATTATGCAATTTTATCATTGGACTTTGATTTGCGATGAAAAAGAGGATGAAAAACAAAAGCTTAAGCAAGGTATATGTAATGTGACTCAGACTGTTCATGATCAGGAGGATAATACTATTTTTAGTTGGTCTCTTGTTTCTACGAAAAATGGTCAAGCAATAATGCTCTTTCGCACATTGCCAAATACTGATACAAATGTTCCACTTCAAATGTTTTTGGAAGGCGTTAAAAAACCTCTCCTCATTCATTATACGCAGTGCAATGAAACGGTCTGTTTGGCTCAATCGCCTGTAGGAGCAGTTCTTAGTAAACAAATAGAGCAAAACAAAAAAGTACGTATTTCCTATAAGGTTAAAGAGGGAAAGATATTTTCTTTTATTGTACCATTTAAAGGGTTAAGTGCAGCACTTAATTCTTTACAACGGTAG
- the obgE gene encoding GTPase ObgE, with amino-acid sequence MKFLDQAKVYIRSGNGGAGAVSFRREKFIEFGGPDGGNGGRGGDVWALVVDGLNTLIDYRYQQHFRAKTGGHGKGRNMTGEKGDDVILKVPVGTQIFEEDNATLICDLIEVGQRYRLAKGGNGGFGNLHFTTSTNRAPRRANPGLAGEERTLWLRLKLIADAGLIGLPNAGKSTFLASVTAAKPKVADYPFTTIHPHLGVARIDAREFVLADIPGLIEGAHEGVGIGDRFLGHVERCRVLFHLISAQEEDVAKAYKVVRNELEAYGNNLSDKTEIVALSQIDTLTIEERNAKQEVLQRVTDKSVMMFSAVSREGLENVLRAGAHIIEMARKEDAGDDIRVD; translated from the coding sequence ATGAAATTTCTTGATCAAGCTAAAGTTTATATTCGTTCTGGTAATGGAGGGGCAGGGGCAGTATCATTTCGTCGTGAAAAATTCATCGAATTTGGAGGCCCTGATGGAGGGAATGGAGGACGAGGTGGTGATGTTTGGGCTCTTGTTGTTGATGGGCTCAATACGCTGATCGATTATCGCTACCAGCAGCATTTTAGAGCAAAAACAGGGGGGCATGGTAAGGGGCGTAATATGACGGGTGAAAAGGGTGATGATGTCATCCTTAAAGTACCGGTTGGGACGCAAATTTTTGAAGAAGATAATGCAACGTTAATCTGTGATTTAATTGAGGTTGGACAGCGTTACCGTCTTGCAAAAGGAGGAAATGGCGGTTTTGGGAATCTTCATTTTACAACGTCTACGAATCGGGCACCTCGTCGCGCAAATCCTGGTTTAGCTGGAGAAGAGCGAACATTGTGGCTTCGTTTGAAGTTAATTGCTGATGCGGGACTTATTGGTTTGCCAAATGCTGGAAAGTCAACTTTTTTAGCTTCCGTGACAGCTGCAAAACCAAAAGTTGCAGATTATCCTTTTACTACTATCCATCCTCATCTTGGTGTTGCACGTATTGATGCTCGTGAATTTGTTTTAGCTGATATTCCTGGTTTGATTGAAGGAGCACATGAAGGTGTGGGGATTGGAGACCGTTTTTTAGGGCATGTAGAACGTTGTCGTGTTTTATTTCATTTGATTTCTGCTCAAGAAGAAGATGTGGCAAAAGCATATAAAGTTGTGCGTAATGAACTAGAAGCATACGGGAACAATTTGAGTGATAAAACTGAAATTGTAGCTTTGAGTCAAATAGATACTCTCACTATTGAGGAGCGTAACGCTAAACAAGAAGTTTTGCAAAGAGTAACGGATAAATCTGTGATGATGTTTTCTGCGGTCAGTCGTGAAGGTTTAGAAAATGTGCTACGTGCTGGGGCGCATATTATTGAAATGGCACGTAAAGAAGATGCTGGCGACGATATCAGGGTTGATTAA